Proteins from a genomic interval of Amycolatopsis sp. cg13:
- a CDS encoding TIR domain-containing protein encodes MAEVDHEFDIAVSFSGRQREYVEKVVRGCQARGVTVFYDQDETVRLWATDLIPQLRRVYGGVAARYVVPFLSREYLDGAYPMDEFSAAMRADVERGGGYILPVLMDDVVVPPEILNPAVAYIRADPQRPELLAEIIAEKVGAARSRCQEPRDVSRVVEDAVEVRLPRIAPNSFSAQATLDAALSRVGELFTQKVGDLDSSGVHCSVRKSETAVKVLVEERGRPVCELVLRDGGGSWSGQLVLSFAWPRVSGDAANGFVTATWDASTGQAKVELNDFTLSGMGNSSKPLLTYDELFLLLWEKIVSFIERRV; translated from the coding sequence ATGGCCGAGGTTGATCATGAGTTCGACATCGCTGTTTCATTCAGTGGCAGACAGCGTGAATACGTCGAAAAGGTAGTCCGGGGCTGCCAAGCGCGTGGCGTCACAGTTTTCTATGATCAGGACGAAACTGTCCGCTTGTGGGCAACTGATCTGATACCTCAATTGCGACGAGTCTACGGCGGTGTTGCCGCACGGTATGTAGTGCCGTTTCTCTCGCGAGAGTACCTGGACGGTGCGTACCCGATGGACGAGTTCTCGGCGGCGATGAGAGCCGACGTCGAGCGCGGCGGCGGCTACATCCTTCCCGTCCTGATGGACGACGTAGTAGTTCCGCCGGAGATCCTGAACCCTGCGGTTGCCTACATTCGGGCAGACCCGCAAAGGCCTGAACTGCTCGCTGAGATCATCGCGGAGAAGGTCGGCGCTGCTCGGAGCCGGTGCCAGGAGCCTCGCGACGTCAGCCGGGTCGTCGAGGACGCCGTCGAAGTCAGGTTGCCGCGTATCGCCCCGAACAGCTTCAGCGCGCAAGCGACGCTCGACGCCGCGCTGAGCCGGGTAGGAGAACTGTTCACGCAAAAAGTTGGGGATCTGGACAGTTCCGGTGTCCATTGCAGCGTGCGCAAATCTGAGACTGCGGTCAAGGTACTTGTTGAAGAGCGTGGAAGGCCGGTTTGCGAACTGGTTCTTCGAGACGGTGGGGGCAGTTGGAGTGGTCAGCTCGTGTTGAGCTTTGCTTGGCCACGTGTCAGCGGTGACGCTGCCAACGGGTTCGTGACCGCAACGTGGGACGCGAGTACGGGTCAGGCGAAAGTTGAATTGAACGATTTTACTCTTTCCGGAATGGGAAATTCGTCGAAACCTCTGCTGACTTATGACGAGCTCTTTCTTCTTCTGTGGGAAAAGATCGTGAGTTTCATCGAACGGCGGGTCTGA
- a CDS encoding TetR/AcrR family transcriptional regulator: MSRAAEPETPVERPGAYRSRFTGALESLLAEKRFPKITIGDLVGRAHTSRRGFYEHFDSKEACLLALLEEAAETGSAQVAAAIDRTAPWQTQIRQLVTAWTGVVDARPAVMLSYIRDVPLIDAPITADLNHDAYVNVARAISAGDEFRKSGGVPLSRVRALILFGGLEKLAEDALQHGGTVSAHIEEAVQTALLLAAS; the protein is encoded by the coding sequence GTGTCACGCGCTGCTGAGCCGGAAACGCCCGTCGAGCGCCCCGGCGCCTACCGGAGCCGCTTCACCGGCGCGCTGGAATCGCTGCTGGCGGAAAAACGCTTCCCGAAGATCACGATCGGCGACCTCGTCGGCCGGGCGCACACGTCCCGCCGCGGCTTCTACGAGCATTTCGACTCCAAGGAAGCCTGCCTGCTCGCCCTGCTCGAGGAAGCGGCCGAAACCGGATCCGCCCAGGTCGCCGCCGCGATCGACCGCACCGCGCCCTGGCAGACCCAAATCCGCCAGCTCGTCACGGCCTGGACCGGCGTCGTCGACGCCCGGCCCGCGGTCATGCTGAGCTACATCCGCGACGTGCCGCTGATCGACGCCCCGATCACCGCCGACCTGAACCACGACGCCTACGTCAACGTCGCCCGCGCCATCTCGGCCGGCGACGAATTCCGGAAATCCGGTGGGGTTCCGCTGTCGCGAGTCCGTGCGCTGATCCTGTTCGGAGGCTTGGAAAAGCTGGCCGAGGACGCGTTGCAGCACGGCGGGACGGTGAGCGCGCACATTGAGGAAGCGGTGCAGACTGCGCTTCTTCTCGCAGCTTCGTAG
- a CDS encoding LysR family transcriptional regulator, whose product MIGAERRNRLGRVVLDAIWSDNGRLTLLQLRALYAVANEGSFAAAAVALGCSQPAVSQRIASIERRLGVVLVRRTSGQRQVRLTDAGIALVNAAEQVQVILRTATRHIQDMRDGREPTVRIGVFSSVAVRVMPLVLAAMRTQHIPCRVKPIEVDDDVRLQELLRFGEIDIAFVIFPLQSGEAHGLELFSDPFILLAPRNAPLASVPRIRPADLRGLPMVCLTSEQMEVAAELRRQGIEPNWVFDTDKIHVVEPLVAADVGYSIVPQLALGQRHPGVTRFSLSEIVSPREIGIAWPPHHPRLGLLLRVADVIRGVCADPADILPPIDEPGCASVEQAVLRLQ is encoded by the coding sequence ATGATCGGCGCGGAACGACGGAACCGGCTCGGCCGGGTTGTGCTGGACGCGATCTGGTCCGACAACGGCCGTCTCACGCTGCTGCAGCTGAGAGCGCTGTACGCGGTCGCCAACGAGGGCTCCTTCGCGGCGGCCGCGGTCGCGCTCGGCTGCAGCCAGCCCGCCGTGAGCCAGCGCATCGCGTCGATCGAACGACGGCTCGGCGTCGTGCTGGTCCGCCGGACGTCCGGACAACGCCAGGTGCGGCTCACCGACGCCGGAATCGCGCTGGTCAACGCCGCCGAACAGGTACAGGTCATCCTCCGCACCGCGACGAGGCACATCCAGGACATGCGAGACGGCCGCGAACCGACCGTCCGGATCGGCGTGTTCTCGAGCGTCGCGGTGCGGGTGATGCCGCTGGTGCTGGCCGCGATGCGCACGCAGCACATCCCGTGCCGCGTCAAACCCATCGAGGTCGACGACGACGTCCGCCTGCAGGAATTGCTGCGCTTCGGCGAAATCGACATCGCGTTCGTCATCTTTCCCCTGCAAAGCGGGGAAGCACACGGCCTGGAACTGTTCAGCGACCCGTTCATCCTGCTCGCGCCCCGCAACGCACCACTGGCGTCAGTCCCCCGAATCCGGCCGGCGGACCTGCGCGGCCTGCCGATGGTGTGCCTGACGAGCGAACAGATGGAGGTCGCGGCGGAGCTACGCCGCCAGGGCATCGAGCCGAACTGGGTCTTCGACACCGACAAGATCCACGTGGTCGAACCACTGGTCGCGGCGGATGTCGGGTATTCGATCGTGCCGCAACTGGCGCTCGGGCAACGTCATCCTGGGGTTACCCGGTTCTCGTTGAGCGAGATCGTGTCGCCCCGGGAAATCGGGATCGCTTGGCCGCCGCACCATCCGCGGCTCGGGTTGCTGTTGCGGGTGGCTGACGTGATCCGCGGGGTGTGCGCGGATCCGGCGGACATCCTGCCGCCGATCGACGAGCCGGGGTGCGCTTCGGTGGAGCAGGCGGTGCTTCGGCTTCAGTGA
- a CDS encoding ABC transporter substrate-binding protein, with protein sequence MKRRSAALAALVLLGASGCAVDDTLDLTSVAPGDHGHQGGTEVMLSSGNVGTADPMVNFSTSSWTLFTATYDGLTAFTKSGPETGQHVAPDLVTEIPKPTDGGLKWTFTLRSGIRFSDGREVRPADVKASFERMFKVHGPTTSSQFDVLAGAKECLDTPETCDLSKGISIDETAGKIVFTLTEPDPEFPQQLGQPLASILPADTPPADVGSDVSKLRSTGPYYWASYDPTDRVVLKRNPYFRSWSPLAAPEGYPDRIVQKFGLEPTDQVTAVINGQADLAVDSIPPDRLTEVSIDHPKQLHIDQLGHIWYWALNTRIPPFDNLKARQAVNYAFDRNSAVLQAGGPGLAVPTCQILVPNLPGYQQYCPWTSNPAPNGRGPWRGPDLAKAKRLVAESGTAGAAVSVVPGNNRMHIAMGEYLQTLLTDLGYRATLKPMDEGLQFPFVQNSGNHVEAALTDWSQDYPAASDFLKVLTSCAAFVPNSDASPNIGGFCDPAVDARMTEALRLANTDPDAANRLWSEVDRAVTDQAPWVSMYVPKWIDFTSARLGNYRFSGQFGFLPGVAWLR encoded by the coding sequence ATGAAGCGGAGGTCAGCGGCGCTCGCGGCTTTAGTGCTCCTCGGCGCGAGCGGATGCGCGGTGGACGACACGCTGGACCTGACGTCGGTCGCGCCCGGCGATCACGGGCACCAGGGCGGGACTGAAGTCATGCTGTCGTCGGGCAATGTCGGCACGGCCGATCCGATGGTCAATTTCTCGACGTCGTCGTGGACGCTCTTCACCGCGACCTACGACGGTCTCACCGCGTTCACCAAATCCGGCCCGGAAACCGGCCAGCACGTGGCGCCGGATCTCGTGACCGAAATACCGAAGCCGACCGATGGCGGTCTCAAGTGGACGTTCACGCTGCGCTCCGGGATCCGGTTCAGCGACGGGCGCGAGGTCCGGCCGGCGGACGTCAAAGCGTCCTTCGAGCGGATGTTCAAGGTGCACGGGCCGACGACGTCCTCGCAGTTCGACGTCCTCGCCGGGGCGAAGGAATGCCTTGACACCCCGGAAACCTGCGATCTGTCGAAAGGCATCTCGATCGACGAGACGGCCGGCAAGATCGTTTTCACCCTGACCGAGCCGGATCCCGAGTTCCCGCAGCAGCTCGGCCAGCCGCTGGCGTCGATCCTGCCCGCGGACACCCCGCCCGCCGATGTCGGTTCGGACGTGTCGAAACTGCGCTCGACTGGACCGTACTACTGGGCGAGCTACGATCCGACCGACCGCGTCGTGCTGAAGCGCAATCCGTACTTCCGTTCCTGGTCGCCGCTCGCCGCGCCCGAGGGATACCCGGACCGGATCGTGCAGAAATTCGGCCTCGAACCGACTGACCAGGTCACCGCGGTGATCAACGGCCAGGCCGATCTCGCCGTCGACTCGATTCCGCCGGACCGGCTGACCGAGGTCAGCATCGACCATCCGAAGCAATTGCACATCGACCAGCTCGGGCACATCTGGTATTGGGCGCTGAACACGCGGATTCCGCCGTTCGACAATCTCAAGGCCAGGCAAGCGGTGAATTACGCGTTCGACCGCAATTCGGCCGTGCTGCAGGCGGGCGGCCCCGGGCTGGCTGTCCCGACCTGCCAGATCCTGGTGCCGAATCTTCCCGGATACCAGCAGTATTGCCCGTGGACCAGCAACCCGGCCCCGAACGGCCGCGGGCCGTGGCGCGGCCCCGACCTCGCGAAAGCGAAGCGGCTGGTCGCGGAATCCGGCACCGCCGGAGCCGCGGTTTCGGTGGTGCCCGGAAACAACCGGATGCATATCGCGATGGGCGAATACCTGCAGACGCTGTTGACCGATTTGGGGTACCGTGCGACACTGAAACCGATGGACGAGGGATTGCAGTTCCCCTTCGTCCAGAATTCCGGAAACCACGTCGAAGCCGCCTTGACTGACTGGTCGCAGGACTATCCGGCGGCCAGCGATTTCCTGAAAGTGCTCACCTCGTGCGCCGCGTTCGTGCCGAATTCGGACGCGAGCCCGAACATCGGCGGCTTCTGCGATCCGGCCGTCGACGCCCGGATGACCGAAGCCCTGCGGCTGGCCAACACGGACCCGGACGCGGCGAACCGGCTGTGGTCCGAAGTGGACCGCGCGGTCACCGACCAGGCTCCGTGGGTGTCGATGTACGTGCCGAAATGGATTGATTTCACCTCGGCGCGGCTCGGCAATTACCGGTTCAGCGGCCAGTTCGGGTTCCTGCCCGGGGTCGCCTGGCTGCGCTGA